TCGTCTTCAAGGGCAAGGTCGGCTCGCTGCGACGCTTCAAGGATGATGCTAAAGAAGTCACCAGCGGCATGGAGTGTGGTATCTCCATCGCGAACTATGGTGACATCAAGGCCGGCGACATCATCGAGGCCTTCGTCACGGAGCGCGTCACCGCCGAACTGATGGCGTAGGGTACGGATTGAACCTGCGAGTTTCAAGTTTTGAGTGGATCACTCAAGCTTGAAACTCGTTTTGTTTTACGGACAGAGTCGCCTGGGCAATGCGTTCGAATCCACGAACCACTTGTAAGATGATGCTTAAACTCCGAAACTGATTTACGTGCCGATTGCATTTCTGACACTGGAGCTTCGCATAGAAGGCGCGCAGTCTCTGAAGGACCGCAGGCAAGTCCTTCGCAGTCTGAAGGACCGGTTGCGGAACAGCTTCAACGTTGCCGTTGCCGAGGTTGAATCCAACGACCTGTGGCAGCGTGCCACAGTTGGAGTCGTCAGCATTTCGGATTCGCGGGACTATCTTGACGGGTTGATGAAGAATGTCGAACGCCTGGCCTGCCGCGTCGCGAATAACTGCGGCGCCGAAGTGACTGACTCCTTCGTCGAAATTTTCTAGCCTGCAAAGGCTGCACTGACAAGCTTTTTTTCAGCAGAAGAATGGTTCTTTCAGCCATTCTTCTCCTTTAATTAATCGCGATTTCACATGGGGTGCCGGGAAGGTGTAGAGTATCCGGTTCCTTTTCGCGGCTGGAGTCTTATGGAGCAGCGGGGACAGCAACATCATAAAGAACGGCTTGGCGAGGCCATGCGTGAGGAACTCAGCACCATCCTCGCCGGGGAACTTGGCGATCCGCGCATTGGCTTGGTTTCCATAACGGAGCTGGTTATGGGTGAAGGAGGCAGGTCTATGCGTGTCTTCGTTTCCGTCACAGGCGACGAAGAGGAAGCGAAGCAGGCTATTGAGGGTTTACGTTCGGCCAGCGGTTATATCCGTCATGAACTCGCCGAGAATCTGAGCCTGCGGCATCCGCCGGAGATTACGTTTCACCTGGACAAATCTCAACAGTACGGCGCTCGCATCGACGAGTTGCTGAAACGCACTCATCGGAAGGCCAAGAACAAGAAGAGCGAGTAAGTGAATTCACGGAGCATGCTGGAAGAGGTTCTCAACCAGATCGGCAGACGTAATCGATTCCTTCTGACCTCGCACGCCAGGCCGGACGGCGATGCGGTAGGGTCTGTGCTGGCCTGCTCGCAGATACTTCGCAGCATGGGCAAGACGGCTGACGTGGTGCTACATGACGGAGTGCCTGGTATCTATCGCCCGCTTCCTCACGCCGATTGCGTGCTGCAGGCGCCTGCAGTGGCCAGCGAGTACGAGGCTGCCATTATTCTGGAGTGCGACAGCATCCAGCGCACGCGCCTTGAAGGGTTAGAGCGTCACTACCTCATCAACATCGACCACCACTCCAGCGCGCGCCCGTTCGCTAATTTGAACTGGATTGATCCGAGCGCGTGCGCTACCGCCGAGATGATTTTTAGGTTGGCACGCGAAGCCGGAGTGAAGATCAGTCCGGACGTGGCGACATGCCTCTACACAGCGGTTCTCACCGATACCGGATCATTCTGCTACAACGGGACTGACGAGCGTACGTTCGCTCTCGCGCAGGAACTCGTCCATTGCGGCGCGGATCCTGTGCGCATTGCGCAACACGTCTATTTCTCCAATCCGACGTCCAAGATGCGACTTCTCGGCGCAGCGCTCAACCATTTGCATCGTGATGGAGCCCTTACCTGGATGTACGTGCTCCGGGAAGATATGGAGCGCACCGCCGCTACGGAAGAAGATTGCGAAGGCCTCGTCAATTACGCCCTTGCGATCGATGGCGTTGAGGTCGCGATCTTCTTGCGCGAGCTATCCGATGGACGATACCGCGTCAGCCTGCGAAGTAAGTGTGCGATCAACGTGGCGAAAATCGCAGAAATGTTCGGCGGCGGCGGACACGAATGTGCCAGTGGTTGTGCCATAGGAGGACCCCTCTCCGTGGCTTCCGAGCGCATTCTCGCCCAACTCCGTATCCGCGGCTACGGCTCTATTCAGTAAACAGGCAGCAAAGCCTACAACATTCTTTTGATCCGTGGCTACTCCGATACAATTCAGGTGTTTATGCTTTCAATCAGTCATCAACTATTTCAGCTCTGCGGCGCATTGCTTCTGCTCGCCGCTTATATGGCACATCAATTCAAGTGGATTGATGCGAGAAAGTCCTTGTACAACATTCTGAACGGAGTTGGCTCGGCGATTCTAGGGTTCTACGCCGTTTGGCCGCAGTTCCAGGCCGGGTTCGTCGTCCTTGAAGTAGTGTGGACAGCCATCAGCATCCACGCGTTGTGGCGCGCGATGCGCAAGGAGAAACACGCTGCCTGACACGAAAGAACAATTCGTCCGGCGATATGTGCCGGTGCTGCTGGTCGTAGGCTTCTGCGCCTTTCTTTTCTTTTACGGACTCGGTTCATTCGGCATGGTCGGCGCCGACGAGCCCCGTTACGCGCAAGTCGCCCGTGAGATGCTGGAGCGCAGCGACTGGGTGACGCCAACGCTATACGGACAGCCATGGCTGGAAAAGCCCATCCTGTATTACTGGCGCGCGCGGCTCGCCTTCGACTTCTTCGGTGTAACTGACACTGCCGCGCGACTTCCTTCGGCGACCCTGGCGACGCTCATGATCGTATTCATCTTTGCGTGGATGCGGCGCTTCCGCCGTGGAGCTGAACTGGACGCTGCGCTCATTACAGCCGCCAGCGCCATGGTCATCGGATTCGCACGCGCCGCTTCGACCGATATGTCGCTTGCCGCGCCGTTCACAATCGCGATGCTGTGCTGGTTCGGTTGGTACAAGTCGCGACTGCTCCAATGGCGCGGTGCGCGAGCATGGCTCACAGGGTTCTACTTTTTCGTAGCAGTCGGAATGCTGGCCAAAGGTCCGGTTGCGCCTGCGATTGCTGCACTGATCATCGTCGCCTTCGCGCTCGTCATGCGCGACATGCAGCTTGTCTGGAAGACGCTCTGGTTGCCGGGAATCCTGCTGTTTCTGGCGGTCGCGTTGCCGTGGTATGTCGCAGTCCAGATGCGTAATCCCGAGTTCCTTCGCGTCTTCATCTTCGAGCACAATCTGGCGCGCTTCGGGACGAACATGTTCCGCCACAAGCAGCCGTTCTGGTATTACCTGCCTGTGATGCTGCTGGCCGTCGCTCCCTGGACCGGGATCGTGGGTACGGCCCTGGTGGATGCGGTGCGCAAGCTGCGCGACCAAGTTGTACGCGACCAAGTTGTGCGCAACCAAGCGCGCGACCAGGTTAGTGGCGACCACGCGCGCGTGCAAAGTGCATCGTCGGACGATGACGGCCTTCCGGTGTTTTTCCTGCTTTGGATCGTGCTGCCGGTTGCATTCTTCTCCATCTCGCAATCGAAACTCCCCGGATACGTTCTCCCCGCCGTGCCTCCTTGCCTGCTGCTCGCGGCCAACTGGTTGCGTCGGCGCGACACCGAGCAACTGCGGTTGCCGTTCTGGCTGATTGGCATACATAGCCTTATCGCCGCTTTCATTGTCGCCTTCGTGCTGTTGGCGCCTGCGCAGATGCTCAAAGTAGCGCCATCAACACAGGCGATCATGCTCGCCGCTTTGCTGGCAACTGTCGTGTTTATCGCCGTTGCGCTCTCGCTGCTGTTGAGGGGAACTGCGCTGCTTAGATTTGCCACACTGGTGCCGGTGATCCTATGCGTAGGCTTCATCTTGCGTACCGCTGCGCCGGTGATCGATGCGGTGCAATCCGAGCGACCAGTTGCCCGA
The window above is part of the Clostridia bacterium genome. Proteins encoded here:
- a CDS encoding DUF503 domain-containing protein; translation: MPIAFLTLELRIEGAQSLKDRRQVLRSLKDRLRNSFNVAVAEVESNDLWQRATVGVVSISDSRDYLDGLMKNVERLACRVANNCGAEVTDSFVEIF
- the rbfA gene encoding 30S ribosome-binding factor RbfA; protein product: MEQRGQQHHKERLGEAMREELSTILAGELGDPRIGLVSITELVMGEGGRSMRVFVSVTGDEEEAKQAIEGLRSASGYIRHELAENLSLRHPPEITFHLDKSQQYGARIDELLKRTHRKAKNKKSE
- a CDS encoding bifunctional oligoribonuclease/PAP phosphatase NrnA encodes the protein MNSRSMLEEVLNQIGRRNRFLLTSHARPDGDAVGSVLACSQILRSMGKTADVVLHDGVPGIYRPLPHADCVLQAPAVASEYEAAIILECDSIQRTRLEGLERHYLINIDHHSSARPFANLNWIDPSACATAEMIFRLAREAGVKISPDVATCLYTAVLTDTGSFCYNGTDERTFALAQELVHCGADPVRIAQHVYFSNPTSKMRLLGAALNHLHRDGALTWMYVLREDMERTAATEEDCEGLVNYALAIDGVEVAIFLRELSDGRYRVSLRSKCAINVAKIAEMFGGGGHECASGCAIGGPLSVASERILAQLRIRGYGSIQ
- a CDS encoding glycosyltransferase family 39 protein, which gives rise to MLLVVGFCAFLFFYGLGSFGMVGADEPRYAQVAREMLERSDWVTPTLYGQPWLEKPILYYWRARLAFDFFGVTDTAARLPSATLATLMIVFIFAWMRRFRRGAELDAALITAASAMVIGFARAASTDMSLAAPFTIAMLCWFGWYKSRLLQWRGARAWLTGFYFFVAVGMLAKGPVAPAIAALIIVAFALVMRDMQLVWKTLWLPGILLFLAVALPWYVAVQMRNPEFLRVFIFEHNLARFGTNMFRHKQPFWYYLPVMLLAVAPWTGIVGTALVDAVRKLRDQVVRDQVVRNQARDQVSGDHARVQSASSDDDGLPVFFLLWIVLPVAFFSISQSKLPGYVLPAVPPCLLLAANWLRRRDTEQLRLPFWLIGIHSLIAAFIVAFVLLAPAQMLKVAPSTQAIMLAALLATVVFIAVALSLLLRGTALLRFATLVPVILCVGFILRTAAPVIDAVQSERPVARALAQVATGTEQVATFKARREVEYGVAFYRNQPVKVYERLEIPQGEHVVITRAGSEDELRELLPGREVTHVGGYGPQRLAFVRVSAAH